TTTCCTTTTAAgggagttattttaaaaacaacccCGATCTTGCTGCGCCGTGTTTTCCCACTGCAACTGATTTCCGcacgattttgtatttcacagGTTCACAGGAATTGAAGCCTGTTTATATCTCCGGCGCAACTTTGTTTGAGACGTTTCCGCTAACAAGCAGTTTGAGGCTTAAACTCCGTCTTTAATCATGGGATCAAGTTGTTCTGTTTTGAACGATACCGAGTACGAAGTCTGGGTCACGGACAGAATCAACTGGCCGGTTCTCATAGGAGTTTCTGCTGGTGTCGCCGTCCCGTTGCTAATTGCAGGAGCAATAGTTACTAATCTAGTACTCGTTTTGAAAGGTGTAGGCGAATGTGTCCTTCAAACGCTAAAAATAGTGGGGGAAGGAGCAAACATCGCCAATACGATGagcaagaaacagaaaaagaagcAAATTGAAGATCTTCAAGAGTTTTTTCGAGAATTTCAAGCTGCAGCTACGCTAATCCGCCCCGGTGAGAAATACACATGGTCAGGAACTCTATCTCTAACTAAGAGAGTGCATGTTATGAATGAATTGCTTCAGTTTGATGACAAGGCCTGTTTTACAGGTCCTACACATCGTTCTGAAAAGGTTTATCGGATATCAAAGCACTTCACAAGACTGGATGTCCGGGAAAGGTAATTCCTCGAATACTCATCGGTAAAACCTTTATCGtttatttgtaataaacttATGACTTAAGCTTATACACTGATTACTCTTTCGCGAAGGTTTTGTAAGATATTTAGAAATACTCGTTTTGAACTTTAAAGTTGTTTGTTATGATAAAGGAATGAGTGTAAATGCGTTTTTTGTTAACCTAATGCTCTTTGCTTGGTTATTACAGTCAAAGCAGGTCAATCATACCAACTAAGATTCTATtgatgaattgattatttgaaaaatgaatccgttagtggTTCCCgtatcttttgtcaaattcaaataggcatttctgcatgcgtgatgagcagtgaatatctaacaagaacttctctgtattaggtcagattgaaaatctttgaatggattataTTTCTTAGAAGACACTTACATCAACTTCAGGGAAACTGAggtggtagaaatttcgtaactgcctcgggtgtgaattcacggctcattacgcatgcaagaatgcagagatgaatctgaaatctacaactaccaacggattcaactttcaaataataaattcattaatggggggggggggggggggtacgcttgacctggcttgactgtaacgtGATAAGTGactgaaaataataacaaaaaataatataattatatcaaactgaaaacGTTTTCGTAAAGTTTGGAGCATGCAGAACTAGAGAATTGTTATGTTCCTTCTGCTTTCAATGCAGGTCCTCAGAAAATACGACCATGGCTTCTTCACTCCCGGAAGAAATTTGCCCTGATGCTACCTCAGTTGAAATAGAGGCTGCACTGTCGGCATCTGGAGGCGATGCTAACCAGGCAGCGCAAGCCCCTCTTGGTAACTCCTGTAAGAGTTTTAATAAAGTCTCAAGTTTATTTCATAGTTAGGCCGCTTTTAACGGTTAAACGATGAGAGAAGGGCGTTATTTCGAATCTTCAAGAAACGATTTTATCTCGaaagcctttaaaaaaaaaaagaaacgaaacaaaactgGAGTATTTGCAATTAAACtgtaaaatgtcaaaaaatgcAAGAGAAATTGACCTGTTTGATGACAAACCAACTAGGCCACGGAATGTGACCGGGATTTCGTAATAAGGACTAATTAGGAATTGTcaatagtgttttgaatgaatagcttttttcttttctttttttcaagcgacttaattgtaaataggattttttaaaatcctatttacaatgctaactattaaaatagttagcattgttgtcatatatttagtttttaatttgcaAACAATACGATataatttaaaattgtaaaatattacttATTGTTCTGATACTTAAATAAAGATTGGCTTATATTATAAAATGACATGTTCTTTCAGGGTGATGGGCCATTATTAGGGAGGCGTGTTAACTGTTACAGAATCGGGGCTCGGAGCTTATATTAATAGAGCTTTCAATAAAAGGTTAATATTGTCATCTCAAGCTACACCGGCCACCACGAGTATTATGCTTTTCTCATATTGTTAACTTGTCATTCGAATATATTTCAGGTGTACAGCAGGAAGAAGATGACGATGATGGCGATCTAGTACAAATGCTTGACACAAGCAACAATGCACCCCAACCAGTAGAAGCTATAGACGCTCTGCGACGGTTCAGGGACGAGATTATAGAAACGTCCAAACCACGTAAGCTCTTTAAAGTTTCACGAATGGAAGGCATCGAGGAGCTAAAACTTGATGTTTTTGTCTACTACAAATCAAAAACTGCTAATTTAAAGGCTCACCCCAGGGTTAGATTTGAGCATGAGGAGGGTGCCGGAAGTGGACCTGTCCGGGAGTTTCTCTCCATTGCCATGAAGATAGCGGATGAAGGGATGGCGACCTCATCCAAACCTGTTAGTTTTTTTGAAGGTGAAAAGGATCACAGGTTGCCAGTTCACGATCAATCTTTAAGATTGGCAGGATCATTCAAGGCAATTGGTCGGATTATAGGCCACTGCGCTTTACACGGTGGTCCCGCCTTACATGGCCTTTCTCCAGCTGTAAAATACTACTTGTCTAGTCCTACCGTAGATCTGTTTGAAACTCCGCCGCCATTATCAGTTCATGACATTCCCGACATTGATCTGAGACAACTAATTACTGAGGTGAGTTGCAACCGATAGCTATCCAGTTGTTACTTTTCTGACTACATCGTACCGTTGTAAAGTTAAGGCTAATCAGTAATTAAGGAAGCCCATAATGGGCTCCTGGTAAATTACATCAATAATGGCATTCCCTTAAACAGTTGCATTAACCTTCGTATTCAATCTCCTTTTCTCACTCTCACTTAGGACAAAGGTACTAGCGATTAGAGATAACTTTAAAtcagaaaaagagagagagagttgTTTATACAGTAATGAATCTGTTAATGTTCAACAGTGACCGCGTTAATTaccccctcagaaaaaaaaaattctcctttACAGATTGATTCCCTTGGCAAAGATGACCATCCTTCCGCTGAGCTGAGGGCAAGTGTAGGACCATACCTTTTGGAGGCTGGCCTCGACATCGATAAACTCATCTCAGACCCCGGGTTAATAACCCAGGGTCTCATCCTATTTAATGTCCTCCTTAAGCGCAAGTCTGAACTCGATGATATCGTCAAAGGTAGGACATCggaaaaatttttgatcagATATTGGTAAATTTTTAAACACCTAGCAACGGTCGtttgtatttcttttcattttctaggGATGGAGGAGTTTGGCCTTGGAAGTGCCCTGAAGAAA
The genomic region above belongs to Porites lutea chromosome 12, jaPorLute2.1, whole genome shotgun sequence and contains:
- the LOC140953627 gene encoding uncharacterized protein; the protein is MGSSCSVLNDTEYEVWVTDRINWPVLIGVSAGVAVPLLIAGAIVTNLVLVLKGVGECVLQTLKIVGEGANIANTMSKKQKKKQIEDLQEFFREFQAAATLIRPGEKYTWSGTLSLTKRVHVMNELLQFDDKACFTGPTHRSEKVYRISKHFTRLDVRERSSENTTMASSLPEEICPDATSVEIEAALSASGGDANQAAQAPLGNSCVQQEEDDDDGDLVQMLDTSNNAPQPVEAIDALRRFRDEIIETSKPRKLFKVSRMEGIEELKLDVFVYYKSKTANLKAHPRVRFEHEEGAGSGPVREFLSIAMKIADEGMATSSKPVSFFEGEKDHRLPVHDQSLRLAGSFKAIGRIIGHCALHGGPALHGLSPAVKYYLSSPTVDLFETPPPLSVHDIPDIDLRQLITEIDSLGKDDHPSAELRASVGPYLLEAGLDIDKLISDPGLITQGLILFNVLLKRKSELDDIVKGMEEFGLGSALKKWPVLADAIFPEDSKRSIRAEEFKRKVAFEEREANAKTADYFVNYIELMESRKEDDGANLVDLCSFWTGTNTLPSGITEMLIKFDDNIELPIADTCVLSMTIPTKHHTFEEFCKYFDIAIKYGGQGFSFA